The window ACTCCATTACGTTCATCCTTATCTAACGGTTCTTGCTCTTCTTTTGAGATTTCTTTAGTTGTCGCATCTACTTTTAACTCATATTCGTTGGTTTCATCAATGCCTTTAATTTTATATTTATATTGTCCAAAATCTGTACCTAGTTCAATTTTAGTAATAGCTGTATTCGGATGTTTATCTGTAAAGGCAGCAATTGCTTCATCTAAACTTATTTTAAACTCTGTGTTTTTTAAACTTGTTGATGTTGGATGTGAACTGACTGTAAGTGATTCTGAGCTAGCAACACTACTAGTTACTCGTTGGTTCCCATCATTATCATTGCCACATGCACCCAACAAACTAAGCGACACCAAACAAACTAAAGCAGTTATTATTTTTTTATTCATCATTTTTGTTCTCCTTTTAAATCTACTCCATATTTAATTCAGTATACCAATAATTATGGTTTAATTCATCCGTCTAACGTCTGATTTCCTATAAATCAAAAAAAGCGACAAAAAACGCATGCGTCTTTTGCCACTTCTGTGAATGCTTTAAATTTTTATTCCTAAGCCTGCTGCAACTCTTGCTCCATATTCTGGATCAGCTTTTAGGAAGTGATGAATTTGGCGAGCCTTAATGAGGTCATCTTTTACTGGCATCATATGACCAACAATATTTTCAATTAAACGCGTTTGCTCATCCTCAGGTAAAAGACGATACAAATCGCCGGCTTGAGTATAATGATCGTCATCATCATAAGCAACCGCATCTGCCATTCCATGAACTTCAAAACTTGCTTGTTTATTAGCTGGTGTTTCTGTTGGACCACCTAAGCTATTTGGTTCGTAATAAACTGAACCACCACCATTCGCATCTGTTCGCATTGCACCATCACGATGATAATTAGCAACTTCATTCTTCGGACGATTAATTGGCAATAGATGACTATTTGTCCCCACACGATGACGATGAGCATCACCATAAGCAAATAAACGCCCTTGCAATAATTTATCTGGTGAAAAATCAATGCCTGGTACAATGTTCCCTGGTGAAAAAGTTACTTGTTCTACCTCAGCAAAATAATTATCAGGATTACGATCTAGTACCATACGCCCCACTTCAATTAGCGGATAATCTTTTTGTGACCAAACTTTCGTGACATCAAATGGATTAAAACGGTACGTTTCAGCATCTTTCAACGGCATAATTTGCACACATAATTTCCAAGCTGGCGCATCTCCGTTTTCAATAGCATTGAATAAATCTTCTGTATGATGATCAGGGTTCTTGCCGTCCATTTCTTCGGCAACTTTAGCTGATAAATTCTTAATTCCTTGCTCTGTTTTAAAGTGATATTTTATCCAAACACTTTCTCCAGCAGCATTCGTCCATTTAAATGTATGACTACCAAAGCCATGCATATGGCGGAATGTTGCAGGAATACCACGATCTGACATTAAGATTGTAACTTGGTGTAAAGATTCTGGCGACAATGACCAAAAATCCCAGATTGCATTATGATTTTTCAAATGAGTTTGTGGATCACGTTTTTGAGTATGAATAAAATCAGGAAACTTAATCGCATCACGAATAAAGAAGATTGGTGTATTATTT is drawn from Carnobacterium gallinarum DSM 4847 and contains these coding sequences:
- a CDS encoding PepSY domain-containing protein, which gives rise to MMNKKIITALVCLVSLSLLGACGNDNDGNQRVTSSVASSESLTVSSHPTSTSLKNTEFKISLDEAIAAFTDKHPNTAITKIELGTDFGQYKYKIKGIDETNEYELKVDATTKEISKEEQEPLDKDERNGVAKKEEGLDLTNVISPKKAIESAGTVANNKKITGNVTEWTLEKDNQRIVYGVKFEDGQNDTELKIDGINGKLIEVD
- the katA gene encoding catalase KatA → MTAGNRGPVLIQNVALLEKLAHFNRERIPERVVHAKGAGAHGYFEVTNDVTKYTKADFLSEVGKKTDVFTRFSTVAGESGSSDTARDPRGFAVKLYTEEGNYDIVGNNTPIFFIRDAIKFPDFIHTQKRDPQTHLKNHNAIWDFWSLSPESLHQVTILMSDRGIPATFRHMHGFGSHTFKWTNAAGESVWIKYHFKTEQGIKNLSAKVAEEMDGKNPDHHTEDLFNAIENGDAPAWKLCVQIMPLKDAETYRFNPFDVTKVWSQKDYPLIEVGRMVLDRNPDNYFAEVEQVTFSPGNIVPGIDFSPDKLLQGRLFAYGDAHRHRVGTNSHLLPINRPKNEVANYHRDGAMRTDANGGGSVYYEPNSLGGPTETPANKQASFEVHGMADAVAYDDDDHYTQAGDLYRLLPEDEQTRLIENIVGHMMPVKDDLIKARQIHHFLKADPEYGARVAAGLGIKI